The genomic region CTCTCCGCCCAAATGCCAATGGCTGCAGTCAATACTAGGGCTACTGTAGAGATCGCATTTATTTCAGGGGACATTCCCGAACGCAGCATCGCAAAAATCAATACGGGGAGCGTTGGTTCATACCCTCCAAGAAAGAAAGATCGCACAAAATCATCGAAGCTCAGTAACAGGCAAAACACGCTTGCTCCCAGAATAGCAGGAACCAAATAAGGCCAAGTGATTCGCAGGAAAGCGATCAGGGGGTCCGCACCAAGATCACGAGCCGCTTCGATCTGGCTTTTTGGCAGTGTAGAGAGCCGTGCCATCACAACCAGTGAAACAAAGGGTACATTGTGAACGGCGTGCGACCAGATAATCGCTCCCATTCCAGGTTCAATTTCCAACCAACGAGCATAGATCCTAAAGGCGATCGCCGAGATGATTCCAGGTACAAGTGCAGGCAGAACCATCATCCCAAAGGTGAACGCCCTACCCCAGAATTTTCGACCCTCCAGAAGTACTGCGATCCAAGTACCTACCGCTACCGAAATCAGTGTGGACAGAACGGCAATGATCACCGAGTAACCAAAGGTGTGAAGCACCTCTGCATCCGAAAAAATCCTGGTGTACCAGTCCAACGTCCATGAACGAATTGGAAAACCAATGAATTTGCTATCTTTGAATCCCATCAAGATCATCAAGATCAATGGCACAAAGACGTAGAGAACGAATGCCCAATAAATACATGCCAACGCGATGCGGTTACCACGACTCATGAGGAATCTCCTTTTCTTAAAGATTTCATTAGTCGTTGGAATACCCCTGTAATGAGCAAAGCTACCAGAAACATGATCACAGCGAAGGCAGCGCCCGTAGGCCACTCGTCACCAGCCACATGGAAAAAACCTGCAATGGTTTCTGCAAAAACAGTTGTCGATGGTCCTCCCAAAAGTACTGGGGTGGCATAAAAACCAGTTGAAATAAGAAATACCAGCGTACAGCCTGAGGAGATTCCCTCGATAGTGAGTGGTAAAGTCACTCTTCGAAACCTCGTCCATGCTCCAGCCCCCAGGTCAGCTGCCGCTTCGTTGTAGCTTTTTGGCAGTTTTTCAAGTGCTGAATATAGTGGCAACAACATGTAAAGCGCTGTCAAGTAAACAATCCCAAGCCCCATCGAAAAGCTCGTGTACATGAATGGGATGGGTCGATCAATCAACCCCAGCCACTTCAGAGCAAGATTCAAAGCACCTGTGTTTCCAAGCAATATCATGATCGCATAGGTACGAACAATCTCTCCCACCCAAAATGGAATCAATAAAATTAATAACATCAGCATCTGATTCTTCCGGCTTACATGACGTGCCAGAAAATATGCAACTGGGTAGGTGATAAGTAGAGTAGATAAAGTGAAAACAGCTGCAAAAATTAAAGTTCGGAAAAGAGGCATCCAAAAAATGTGGTCTCCAAAAAACTTTAAATAGCTCTCGAGGGAAAACTCCTGAGCAACATCAGGAGCTACTGGATAAGCATCAAGGAGAGACACATGCAGCATCTGAAGCATTGGGCCTAGGTGCTGCGTGAGTAACCAAAGGATTGGGAAAGCGGCTAGTATGAAAAACTGTCTACGTGGAGAAAGTGTGACAACCGACATCAGCGTCTGGTAGGGTCCCCAGTTGGCTAACCACCCCCAGAATGAGCGTTCGCCTTCCGTTTTTGCAAGACCGTCAGGGGCATTGCTTACGGATGCTTCATTGGACATCTTTGAAACACTTTTTGCTGGGATAATCTAAGTAGTCCACCTTGATAGATGGACTACTTGCTAGGCATATCTATGCTGCTTTCACAGCCTCAACTGCTGGATCAACAAGCCCGTACTTCATCTTATTTGCCTCGGCGCGAAAGAATTGAAGATTAGCCAGTTGA from SAR324 cluster bacterium harbors:
- a CDS encoding ABC transporter permease, which codes for MSRGNRIALACIYWAFVLYVFVPLILMILMGFKDSKFIGFPIRSWTLDWYTRIFSDAEVLHTFGYSVIIAVLSTLISVAVGTWIAVLLEGRKFWGRAFTFGMMVLPALVPGIISAIAFRIYARWLEIEPGMGAIIWSHAVHNVPFVSLVVMARLSTLPKSQIEAARDLGADPLIAFLRITWPYLVPAILGASVFCLLLSFDDFVRSFFLGGYEPTLPVLIFAMLRSGMSPEINAISTVALVLTAAIGIWAERFTRKAKKGST
- a CDS encoding ABC transporter permease; the protein is MSNEASVSNAPDGLAKTEGERSFWGWLANWGPYQTLMSVVTLSPRRQFFILAAFPILWLLTQHLGPMLQMLHVSLLDAYPVAPDVAQEFSLESYLKFFGDHIFWMPLFRTLIFAAVFTLSTLLITYPVAYFLARHVSRKNQMLMLLILLIPFWVGEIVRTYAIMILLGNTGALNLALKWLGLIDRPIPFMYTSFSMGLGIVYLTALYMLLPLYSALEKLPKSYNEAAADLGAGAWTRFRRVTLPLTIEGISSGCTLVFLISTGFYATPVLLGGPSTTVFAETIAGFFHVAGDEWPTGAAFAVIMFLVALLITGVFQRLMKSLRKGDSS